The Juglans microcarpa x Juglans regia isolate MS1-56 chromosome 2D, Jm3101_v1.0, whole genome shotgun sequence DNA window ACAGTCAATGTCTGAGACTGCTCAGAGTggcagtctctctctctctctctgtgtgtgctGTGTTTTACTCCCCCACAATAATTAACAAGGACTGATAACTCGGACCATTATTAAGAGGAAACCCGGTCAAAAGCTCAGATCAGGATGAGAAATTTGGACTGTAGAAACAATAGGGAAGGTTCACTAGCTCAGGTATATTTATTACACACAACATCTAACCCCAAGGTGGGGTCAGGAACTTAACCATGGATTTAGAACCAGGGTTAAAAAAACAAGTGGTTAAGAAGGACATCCACAAAACTTAGATTTTTATTATCGACAGCATCACttcccatcatcatcatcatcatctcttctcctcctccctactccttctccttctccttcatcACTCGAAAAATTAATACTGTCTGTCTCGCTCTGCTGTATGCCACctatttcttccatttttctccACCCTCCTACCACTTCCATGGACGGATATTTCTAATCTGCACAAAAACCTAACCCTAACAACTCTTTTAAAAAgctgatcttttcttttattcatttttatatttctttcgGGGACCCTAGATGTTAGAGCGATGGACATAACGCCCACCATCACCAACACCATTAGTGCTACCAAATCCCCAGAAGCTGACAGTGAGACACCAACTCGGATCCAACCCTCCTCCAAGCCCTTATCTTTCTCCAACGGTGTACTCAAACGCCACAatcctcaccaccaccaccaccacctcaccACTCCACAGCTGGTTGTCACCTACAAAGAATGCCTAAAAAACCATGCAGCATCCTTAGGAGGACACGCTTTAGACGGTTGCGGCGAGTTCATGCCCTCCCCTTCTGCCACTCCCGTTGACCCAACATCACTCAAATGCGCTGCCTGTGGCTGCCACCGCAATTTCCACCGTCGCGAGCCCGAGGACCCTATCCCCACCTCCGCCACCACCCATGTCATCGAGTACCAGCCCCACCACCGCCATCAccctcctccaccaccaccgaCTGTCTCAAATCGAAGCCCCAATTCAGCCTCCCCACCGCCGATCTCCTCCTCCTACTACCCCTCCGCGCCCCACATGCTTTTGGCTTTGTCTGGTGGCCTTTCAGTTCAACCGGAGAGTGCAGCTGGGCCTACTAACCCTATGGTCTCGCCGAGCCCAAATGCAAGAAAGCGGTTCAGGACCAAGTTCAGCCAGGAACAGAAAGAAAAGATGCACCAGTTTGCGGAGAGAGTTGGATGGAAGATGCAAAAGAGAGACCAGGAATTGGTACAAGAGTTCTGCAATGAAATTGGGGTGGAAAAGGGTGTTCTAAAGGTGTGGATGCATAACAATAAGAACACCTTTGGGAGGAGAGATGCGGATGATACAGCTGGGAATAGGAACACCAACAACATTCTTGAGCAAACCCACAACAACGGCAACGACAACGGAAACGAGGACGACGACAACAACAACGAAACCAACAACCTCGGCGAGAACCCGAATCACTACCAGAGTGACAGCGGGGCTCATGGTGCTAATGGGTCTTCCTCATCTTCttgatctttgatgaaataataagGAAATGTTAGATAGTTCA harbors:
- the LOC121249778 gene encoding zinc-finger homeodomain protein 9-like, with protein sequence MDITPTITNTISATKSPEADSETPTRIQPSSKPLSFSNGVLKRHNPHHHHHHLTTPQLVVTYKECLKNHAASLGGHALDGCGEFMPSPSATPVDPTSLKCAACGCHRNFHRREPEDPIPTSATTHVIEYQPHHRHHPPPPPPTVSNRSPNSASPPPISSSYYPSAPHMLLALSGGLSVQPESAAGPTNPMVSPSPNARKRFRTKFSQEQKEKMHQFAERVGWKMQKRDQELVQEFCNEIGVEKGVLKVWMHNNKNTFGRRDADDTAGNRNTNNILEQTHNNGNDNGNEDDDNNNETNNLGENPNHYQSDSGAHGANGSSSSS